A single window of Xylocopa sonorina isolate GNS202 chromosome 5, iyXylSono1_principal, whole genome shotgun sequence DNA harbors:
- the LOC143423828 gene encoding ELAV-like protein 3 isoform X5 — protein sequence MMANGMDTVVQQNGGSTLGQTSQEESKTNLIVNYLPQSMTQDEIRSLFSSIGEVESCKLIRDKLTGQSLGYGFVNYHRPEDAEKAINTLNGLRLQNKTIKVSYARPSSEAIKGANLYVSGLPKNMTQQDLENLFSPYGRIITSRILCDNITVRHFLTHGGDYLSGLSKGVGFIRFDQRVEAERAIEELNGTIPKGSCEPITVKFANNPSNNNKALPPLAAYLTPQATRRYGGPIHHPTGRFRYIPLSPLSRYSPLAGDLLANSMLPGNAMNGSGWCIFVYNLAPETEENVLWQLFGPFGAVQSVKVIRDLQTNKCKGFGFVTMTNYDEAVVAIQSLNGYTLGNRVLQVSFKTNKSKAA from the exons ATGATGGCGAACGGAATGGACACAGTCGTACAACAAAATGGTGGATCCACCCTCGGACAGACCTCGCAGGAAGAGTCCAAGACGAATCTCATTGTAAATTACTTGCCTCAGAGCATGACACAGGATGAGATTCGATCACTGTTCTCGAGCATAGGCGAGGTGGAGAGCTGCAAGTTGATTCGTGATAAACTCACCG GTCAGAGTTTGGGTTACGGATTCGTTAATTATCACCGGCCTGAAGATGCTGAGAAGGCGATAAACACGCTCAACGGTCTTCGTCTGCAAAACAAAACGATCAAG GTATCGTACGCGAGACCGAGCAGCGAGGCGATCAAGGGTGCAAACCTGTACGTGAGTGGTTTGCCGAAGAATATGACGCAACAAGATCTGGAAAATCTGTTCAGTCCATACGGCAGAATCATCACGTCACGGATACTCTGCGACAACATCACCG TACGACACTTTCTGACCCACGGCGGAGACTATTTGTCCG GATTGTCGAAGGGGGTCGGTTTCATAAGGTTCGACCAGCGGGTCGAGGCCGAGAGGGCGATCGAAGAATTAAACGGTACCATTCCGAAGGGCTCGTGCGAGCCGATCACCGTCAAGTTTGCCAACAATCCGAGCAACAACAACAAGGCGCTACCGCCGTTGGCCGCCTATCTGACACCGCAGGCGACCCGACGATATGGCGGCCCGATCCACCATCCAACCGGCCGCTTCAGGTACATTCCACTGTCGCCACTATCCAGGTAC AGCCCGCTGGCAGGTGATCTCCTGGCGAACTCCATGCTACCCGGGAACGCGATGAACGGTTCCGGCTGGTGCATCTTCGTGTACAATCTCGCCCCAGAGACCGAGGAGAACGTGCTGTGGCAGTTGTTCGGTCCATTCGGCGCCGTCCAATCGGTCAAAGTGATCCGCGACCTCCAGACGAACAAGTGCAAAGGCTTCGGTTTCGTGACGATGACCAACTACGACGAGGCGGTGGTCGCTATCCAGAGCTTGAACGGTTACACGCTCGGTAACCGGGTACTTCAAGTGAGCTTCAAGACGAACAAGAGCAAGGCGGCGTAG
- the LOC143423828 gene encoding ELAV-like protein 1 isoform X4, with amino-acid sequence MMANGMDTVVQQNGGSTLGQTSQEESKTNLIVNYLPQSMTQDEIRSLFSSIGEVESCKLIRDKLTGQSLGYGFVNYHRPEDAEKAINTLNGLRLQNKTIKVSYARPSSEAIKGANLYVSGLPKNMTQQDLENLFSPYGRIITSRILCDNITGLSKGVGFIRFDQRVEAERAIEELNGTIPKGSCEPITVKFANNPSNNNKALPPLAAYLTPQATRRYGGPIHHPTGRFRYIPLSPLSSTGKAMLAINKGLQRYSPLAGDLLANSMLPGNAMNGSGWCIFVYNLAPETEENVLWQLFGPFGAVQSVKVIRDLQTNKCKGFGFVTMTNYDEAVVAIQSLNGYTLGNRVLQVSFKTNKSKAA; translated from the exons ATGATGGCGAACGGAATGGACACAGTCGTACAACAAAATGGTGGATCCACCCTCGGACAGACCTCGCAGGAAGAGTCCAAGACGAATCTCATTGTAAATTACTTGCCTCAGAGCATGACACAGGATGAGATTCGATCACTGTTCTCGAGCATAGGCGAGGTGGAGAGCTGCAAGTTGATTCGTGATAAACTCACCG GTCAGAGTTTGGGTTACGGATTCGTTAATTATCACCGGCCTGAAGATGCTGAGAAGGCGATAAACACGCTCAACGGTCTTCGTCTGCAAAACAAAACGATCAAG GTATCGTACGCGAGACCGAGCAGCGAGGCGATCAAGGGTGCAAACCTGTACGTGAGTGGTTTGCCGAAGAATATGACGCAACAAGATCTGGAAAATCTGTTCAGTCCATACGGCAGAATCATCACGTCACGGATACTCTGCGACAACATCACCG GATTGTCGAAGGGGGTCGGTTTCATAAGGTTCGACCAGCGGGTCGAGGCCGAGAGGGCGATCGAAGAATTAAACGGTACCATTCCGAAGGGCTCGTGCGAGCCGATCACCGTCAAGTTTGCCAACAATCCGAGCAACAACAACAAGGCGCTACCGCCGTTGGCCGCCTATCTGACACCGCAGGCGACCCGACGATATGGCGGCCCGATCCACCATCCAACCGGCCGCTTCAGGTACATTCCACTGTCGCCACTATCCAG CACTGGCAAGGCCATGCTTGCCATTAACAAAGGCTTACAGAG GTACAGCCCGCTGGCAGGTGATCTCCTGGCGAACTCCATGCTACCCGGGAACGCGATGAACGGTTCCGGCTGGTGCATCTTCGTGTACAATCTCGCCCCAGAGACCGAGGAGAACGTGCTGTGGCAGTTGTTCGGTCCATTCGGCGCCGTCCAATCGGTCAAAGTGATCCGCGACCTCCAGACGAACAAGTGCAAAGGCTTCGGTTTCGTGACGATGACCAACTACGACGAGGCGGTGGTCGCTATCCAGAGCTTGAACGGTTACACGCTCGGTAACCGGGTACTTCAAGTGAGCTTCAAGACGAACAAGAGCAAGGCGGCGTAG
- the LOC143423828 gene encoding ELAV-like protein 3 isoform X7 has protein sequence MMANGMDTVVQQNGGSTLGQTSQEESKTNLIVNYLPQSMTQDEIRSLFSSIGEVESCKLIRDKLTGQSLGYGFVNYHRPEDAEKAINTLNGLRLQNKTIKVSYARPSSEAIKGANLYVSGLPKNMTQQDLENLFSPYGRIITSRILCDNITVRHFLTHGGDYLSGLSKGVGFIRFDQRVEAERAIEELNGTIPKGSCEPITVKFANNPSNNNKALPPLAAYLTPQATRRYGGPIHHPTGRFRYSPLAGDLLANSMLPGNAMNGSGWCIFVYNLAPETEENVLWQLFGPFGAVQSVKVIRDLQTNKCKGFGFVTMTNYDEAVVAIQSLNGYTLGNRVLQVSFKTNKSKAA, from the exons ATGATGGCGAACGGAATGGACACAGTCGTACAACAAAATGGTGGATCCACCCTCGGACAGACCTCGCAGGAAGAGTCCAAGACGAATCTCATTGTAAATTACTTGCCTCAGAGCATGACACAGGATGAGATTCGATCACTGTTCTCGAGCATAGGCGAGGTGGAGAGCTGCAAGTTGATTCGTGATAAACTCACCG GTCAGAGTTTGGGTTACGGATTCGTTAATTATCACCGGCCTGAAGATGCTGAGAAGGCGATAAACACGCTCAACGGTCTTCGTCTGCAAAACAAAACGATCAAG GTATCGTACGCGAGACCGAGCAGCGAGGCGATCAAGGGTGCAAACCTGTACGTGAGTGGTTTGCCGAAGAATATGACGCAACAAGATCTGGAAAATCTGTTCAGTCCATACGGCAGAATCATCACGTCACGGATACTCTGCGACAACATCACCG TACGACACTTTCTGACCCACGGCGGAGACTATTTGTCCG GATTGTCGAAGGGGGTCGGTTTCATAAGGTTCGACCAGCGGGTCGAGGCCGAGAGGGCGATCGAAGAATTAAACGGTACCATTCCGAAGGGCTCGTGCGAGCCGATCACCGTCAAGTTTGCCAACAATCCGAGCAACAACAACAAGGCGCTACCGCCGTTGGCCGCCTATCTGACACCGCAGGCGACCCGACGATATGGCGGCCCGATCCACCATCCAACCGGCCGCTTCAG GTACAGCCCGCTGGCAGGTGATCTCCTGGCGAACTCCATGCTACCCGGGAACGCGATGAACGGTTCCGGCTGGTGCATCTTCGTGTACAATCTCGCCCCAGAGACCGAGGAGAACGTGCTGTGGCAGTTGTTCGGTCCATTCGGCGCCGTCCAATCGGTCAAAGTGATCCGCGACCTCCAGACGAACAAGTGCAAAGGCTTCGGTTTCGTGACGATGACCAACTACGACGAGGCGGTGGTCGCTATCCAGAGCTTGAACGGTTACACGCTCGGTAACCGGGTACTTCAAGTGAGCTTCAAGACGAACAAGAGCAAGGCGGCGTAG
- the LOC143423828 gene encoding ELAV-like protein 3 isoform X2, producing the protein MMANGMDTVVQQNGGSTLGQTSQEESKTNLIVNYLPQSMTQDEIRSLFSSIGEVESCKLIRDKLTGQSLGYGFVNYHRPEDAEKAINTLNGLRLQNKTIKVSYARPSSEAIKGANLYVSGLPKNMTQQDLENLFSPYGRIITSRILCDNITVRHFLTHGGDYLSGLSKGVGFIRFDQRVEAERAIEELNGTIPKGSCEPITVKFANNPSNNNKALPPLAAYLTPQATRRYGGPIHHPTGRFSTGKAMLAINKGLQRYSPLAGDLLANSMLPGNAMNGSGWCIFVYNLAPETEENVLWQLFGPFGAVQSVKVIRDLQTNKCKGFGFVTMTNYDEAVVAIQSLNGYTLGNRVLQVSFKTNKSKAA; encoded by the exons ATGATGGCGAACGGAATGGACACAGTCGTACAACAAAATGGTGGATCCACCCTCGGACAGACCTCGCAGGAAGAGTCCAAGACGAATCTCATTGTAAATTACTTGCCTCAGAGCATGACACAGGATGAGATTCGATCACTGTTCTCGAGCATAGGCGAGGTGGAGAGCTGCAAGTTGATTCGTGATAAACTCACCG GTCAGAGTTTGGGTTACGGATTCGTTAATTATCACCGGCCTGAAGATGCTGAGAAGGCGATAAACACGCTCAACGGTCTTCGTCTGCAAAACAAAACGATCAAG GTATCGTACGCGAGACCGAGCAGCGAGGCGATCAAGGGTGCAAACCTGTACGTGAGTGGTTTGCCGAAGAATATGACGCAACAAGATCTGGAAAATCTGTTCAGTCCATACGGCAGAATCATCACGTCACGGATACTCTGCGACAACATCACCG TACGACACTTTCTGACCCACGGCGGAGACTATTTGTCCG GATTGTCGAAGGGGGTCGGTTTCATAAGGTTCGACCAGCGGGTCGAGGCCGAGAGGGCGATCGAAGAATTAAACGGTACCATTCCGAAGGGCTCGTGCGAGCCGATCACCGTCAAGTTTGCCAACAATCCGAGCAACAACAACAAGGCGCTACCGCCGTTGGCCGCCTATCTGACACCGCAGGCGACCCGACGATATGGCGGCCCGATCCACCATCCAACCGGCCGCTTCAG CACTGGCAAGGCCATGCTTGCCATTAACAAAGGCTTACAGAG GTACAGCCCGCTGGCAGGTGATCTCCTGGCGAACTCCATGCTACCCGGGAACGCGATGAACGGTTCCGGCTGGTGCATCTTCGTGTACAATCTCGCCCCAGAGACCGAGGAGAACGTGCTGTGGCAGTTGTTCGGTCCATTCGGCGCCGTCCAATCGGTCAAAGTGATCCGCGACCTCCAGACGAACAAGTGCAAAGGCTTCGGTTTCGTGACGATGACCAACTACGACGAGGCGGTGGTCGCTATCCAGAGCTTGAACGGTTACACGCTCGGTAACCGGGTACTTCAAGTGAGCTTCAAGACGAACAAGAGCAAGGCGGCGTAG
- the LOC143423828 gene encoding ELAV-like protein 1 isoform X1, whose product MMANGMDTVVQQNGGSTLGQTSQEESKTNLIVNYLPQSMTQDEIRSLFSSIGEVESCKLIRDKLTGQSLGYGFVNYHRPEDAEKAINTLNGLRLQNKTIKVSYARPSSEAIKGANLYVSGLPKNMTQQDLENLFSPYGRIITSRILCDNITVRHFLTHGGDYLSGLSKGVGFIRFDQRVEAERAIEELNGTIPKGSCEPITVKFANNPSNNNKALPPLAAYLTPQATRRYGGPIHHPTGRFRYIPLSPLSSTGKAMLAINKGLQRYSPLAGDLLANSMLPGNAMNGSGWCIFVYNLAPETEENVLWQLFGPFGAVQSVKVIRDLQTNKCKGFGFVTMTNYDEAVVAIQSLNGYTLGNRVLQVSFKTNKSKAA is encoded by the exons ATGATGGCGAACGGAATGGACACAGTCGTACAACAAAATGGTGGATCCACCCTCGGACAGACCTCGCAGGAAGAGTCCAAGACGAATCTCATTGTAAATTACTTGCCTCAGAGCATGACACAGGATGAGATTCGATCACTGTTCTCGAGCATAGGCGAGGTGGAGAGCTGCAAGTTGATTCGTGATAAACTCACCG GTCAGAGTTTGGGTTACGGATTCGTTAATTATCACCGGCCTGAAGATGCTGAGAAGGCGATAAACACGCTCAACGGTCTTCGTCTGCAAAACAAAACGATCAAG GTATCGTACGCGAGACCGAGCAGCGAGGCGATCAAGGGTGCAAACCTGTACGTGAGTGGTTTGCCGAAGAATATGACGCAACAAGATCTGGAAAATCTGTTCAGTCCATACGGCAGAATCATCACGTCACGGATACTCTGCGACAACATCACCG TACGACACTTTCTGACCCACGGCGGAGACTATTTGTCCG GATTGTCGAAGGGGGTCGGTTTCATAAGGTTCGACCAGCGGGTCGAGGCCGAGAGGGCGATCGAAGAATTAAACGGTACCATTCCGAAGGGCTCGTGCGAGCCGATCACCGTCAAGTTTGCCAACAATCCGAGCAACAACAACAAGGCGCTACCGCCGTTGGCCGCCTATCTGACACCGCAGGCGACCCGACGATATGGCGGCCCGATCCACCATCCAACCGGCCGCTTCAGGTACATTCCACTGTCGCCACTATCCAG CACTGGCAAGGCCATGCTTGCCATTAACAAAGGCTTACAGAG GTACAGCCCGCTGGCAGGTGATCTCCTGGCGAACTCCATGCTACCCGGGAACGCGATGAACGGTTCCGGCTGGTGCATCTTCGTGTACAATCTCGCCCCAGAGACCGAGGAGAACGTGCTGTGGCAGTTGTTCGGTCCATTCGGCGCCGTCCAATCGGTCAAAGTGATCCGCGACCTCCAGACGAACAAGTGCAAAGGCTTCGGTTTCGTGACGATGACCAACTACGACGAGGCGGTGGTCGCTATCCAGAGCTTGAACGGTTACACGCTCGGTAACCGGGTACTTCAAGTGAGCTTCAAGACGAACAAGAGCAAGGCGGCGTAG
- the LOC143423828 gene encoding ELAV-like protein 2 isoform X8: MMANGMDTVVQQNGGSTLGQTSQEESKTNLIVNYLPQSMTQDEIRSLFSSIGEVESCKLIRDKLTGQSLGYGFVNYHRPEDAEKAINTLNGLRLQNKTIKVSYARPSSEAIKGANLYVSGLPKNMTQQDLENLFSPYGRIITSRILCDNITGLSKGVGFIRFDQRVEAERAIEELNGTIPKGSCEPITVKFANNPSNNNKALPPLAAYLTPQATRRYGGPIHHPTGRFRYSPLAGDLLANSMLPGNAMNGSGWCIFVYNLAPETEENVLWQLFGPFGAVQSVKVIRDLQTNKCKGFGFVTMTNYDEAVVAIQSLNGYTLGNRVLQVSFKTNKSKAA; encoded by the exons ATGATGGCGAACGGAATGGACACAGTCGTACAACAAAATGGTGGATCCACCCTCGGACAGACCTCGCAGGAAGAGTCCAAGACGAATCTCATTGTAAATTACTTGCCTCAGAGCATGACACAGGATGAGATTCGATCACTGTTCTCGAGCATAGGCGAGGTGGAGAGCTGCAAGTTGATTCGTGATAAACTCACCG GTCAGAGTTTGGGTTACGGATTCGTTAATTATCACCGGCCTGAAGATGCTGAGAAGGCGATAAACACGCTCAACGGTCTTCGTCTGCAAAACAAAACGATCAAG GTATCGTACGCGAGACCGAGCAGCGAGGCGATCAAGGGTGCAAACCTGTACGTGAGTGGTTTGCCGAAGAATATGACGCAACAAGATCTGGAAAATCTGTTCAGTCCATACGGCAGAATCATCACGTCACGGATACTCTGCGACAACATCACCG GATTGTCGAAGGGGGTCGGTTTCATAAGGTTCGACCAGCGGGTCGAGGCCGAGAGGGCGATCGAAGAATTAAACGGTACCATTCCGAAGGGCTCGTGCGAGCCGATCACCGTCAAGTTTGCCAACAATCCGAGCAACAACAACAAGGCGCTACCGCCGTTGGCCGCCTATCTGACACCGCAGGCGACCCGACGATATGGCGGCCCGATCCACCATCCAACCGGCCGCTTCAG GTACAGCCCGCTGGCAGGTGATCTCCTGGCGAACTCCATGCTACCCGGGAACGCGATGAACGGTTCCGGCTGGTGCATCTTCGTGTACAATCTCGCCCCAGAGACCGAGGAGAACGTGCTGTGGCAGTTGTTCGGTCCATTCGGCGCCGTCCAATCGGTCAAAGTGATCCGCGACCTCCAGACGAACAAGTGCAAAGGCTTCGGTTTCGTGACGATGACCAACTACGACGAGGCGGTGGTCGCTATCCAGAGCTTGAACGGTTACACGCTCGGTAACCGGGTACTTCAAGTGAGCTTCAAGACGAACAAGAGCAAGGCGGCGTAG
- the LOC143423828 gene encoding ELAV-like protein 2 isoform X6, which yields MMANGMDTVVQQNGGSTLGQTSQEESKTNLIVNYLPQSMTQDEIRSLFSSIGEVESCKLIRDKLTGQSLGYGFVNYHRPEDAEKAINTLNGLRLQNKTIKVSYARPSSEAIKGANLYVSGLPKNMTQQDLENLFSPYGRIITSRILCDNITGLSKGVGFIRFDQRVEAERAIEELNGTIPKGSCEPITVKFANNPSNNNKALPPLAAYLTPQATRRYGGPIHHPTGRFSTGKAMLAINKGLQRYSPLAGDLLANSMLPGNAMNGSGWCIFVYNLAPETEENVLWQLFGPFGAVQSVKVIRDLQTNKCKGFGFVTMTNYDEAVVAIQSLNGYTLGNRVLQVSFKTNKSKAA from the exons ATGATGGCGAACGGAATGGACACAGTCGTACAACAAAATGGTGGATCCACCCTCGGACAGACCTCGCAGGAAGAGTCCAAGACGAATCTCATTGTAAATTACTTGCCTCAGAGCATGACACAGGATGAGATTCGATCACTGTTCTCGAGCATAGGCGAGGTGGAGAGCTGCAAGTTGATTCGTGATAAACTCACCG GTCAGAGTTTGGGTTACGGATTCGTTAATTATCACCGGCCTGAAGATGCTGAGAAGGCGATAAACACGCTCAACGGTCTTCGTCTGCAAAACAAAACGATCAAG GTATCGTACGCGAGACCGAGCAGCGAGGCGATCAAGGGTGCAAACCTGTACGTGAGTGGTTTGCCGAAGAATATGACGCAACAAGATCTGGAAAATCTGTTCAGTCCATACGGCAGAATCATCACGTCACGGATACTCTGCGACAACATCACCG GATTGTCGAAGGGGGTCGGTTTCATAAGGTTCGACCAGCGGGTCGAGGCCGAGAGGGCGATCGAAGAATTAAACGGTACCATTCCGAAGGGCTCGTGCGAGCCGATCACCGTCAAGTTTGCCAACAATCCGAGCAACAACAACAAGGCGCTACCGCCGTTGGCCGCCTATCTGACACCGCAGGCGACCCGACGATATGGCGGCCCGATCCACCATCCAACCGGCCGCTTCAG CACTGGCAAGGCCATGCTTGCCATTAACAAAGGCTTACAGAG GTACAGCCCGCTGGCAGGTGATCTCCTGGCGAACTCCATGCTACCCGGGAACGCGATGAACGGTTCCGGCTGGTGCATCTTCGTGTACAATCTCGCCCCAGAGACCGAGGAGAACGTGCTGTGGCAGTTGTTCGGTCCATTCGGCGCCGTCCAATCGGTCAAAGTGATCCGCGACCTCCAGACGAACAAGTGCAAAGGCTTCGGTTTCGTGACGATGACCAACTACGACGAGGCGGTGGTCGCTATCCAGAGCTTGAACGGTTACACGCTCGGTAACCGGGTACTTCAAGTGAGCTTCAAGACGAACAAGAGCAAGGCGGCGTAG
- the LOC143423828 gene encoding ELAV-like protein 1 isoform X3: MMANGMDTVVQQNGGSTLGQTSQEESKTNLIVNYLPQSMTQDEIRSLFSSIGEVESCKLIRDKLTGQSLGYGFVNYHRPEDAEKAINTLNGLRLQNKTIKVSYARPSSEAIKGANLYVSGLPKNMTQQDLENLFSPYGRIITSRILCDNITVRHFLTHGGDYLSGLSKGVGFIRFDQRVEAERAIEELNGTIPKGSCEPITVKFANNPSNNNKALPPLAAYLTPQATRRYGGPIHHPTGRFRYIPLSPLSRYLSPLAGDLLANSMLPGNAMNGSGWCIFVYNLAPETEENVLWQLFGPFGAVQSVKVIRDLQTNKCKGFGFVTMTNYDEAVVAIQSLNGYTLGNRVLQVSFKTNKSKAA; encoded by the exons ATGATGGCGAACGGAATGGACACAGTCGTACAACAAAATGGTGGATCCACCCTCGGACAGACCTCGCAGGAAGAGTCCAAGACGAATCTCATTGTAAATTACTTGCCTCAGAGCATGACACAGGATGAGATTCGATCACTGTTCTCGAGCATAGGCGAGGTGGAGAGCTGCAAGTTGATTCGTGATAAACTCACCG GTCAGAGTTTGGGTTACGGATTCGTTAATTATCACCGGCCTGAAGATGCTGAGAAGGCGATAAACACGCTCAACGGTCTTCGTCTGCAAAACAAAACGATCAAG GTATCGTACGCGAGACCGAGCAGCGAGGCGATCAAGGGTGCAAACCTGTACGTGAGTGGTTTGCCGAAGAATATGACGCAACAAGATCTGGAAAATCTGTTCAGTCCATACGGCAGAATCATCACGTCACGGATACTCTGCGACAACATCACCG TACGACACTTTCTGACCCACGGCGGAGACTATTTGTCCG GATTGTCGAAGGGGGTCGGTTTCATAAGGTTCGACCAGCGGGTCGAGGCCGAGAGGGCGATCGAAGAATTAAACGGTACCATTCCGAAGGGCTCGTGCGAGCCGATCACCGTCAAGTTTGCCAACAATCCGAGCAACAACAACAAGGCGCTACCGCCGTTGGCCGCCTATCTGACACCGCAGGCGACCCGACGATATGGCGGCCCGATCCACCATCCAACCGGCCGCTTCAGGTACATTCCACTGTCGCCACTATCCAGGTACCTA AGCCCGCTGGCAGGTGATCTCCTGGCGAACTCCATGCTACCCGGGAACGCGATGAACGGTTCCGGCTGGTGCATCTTCGTGTACAATCTCGCCCCAGAGACCGAGGAGAACGTGCTGTGGCAGTTGTTCGGTCCATTCGGCGCCGTCCAATCGGTCAAAGTGATCCGCGACCTCCAGACGAACAAGTGCAAAGGCTTCGGTTTCGTGACGATGACCAACTACGACGAGGCGGTGGTCGCTATCCAGAGCTTGAACGGTTACACGCTCGGTAACCGGGTACTTCAAGTGAGCTTCAAGACGAACAAGAGCAAGGCGGCGTAG